The genomic window GCAGGGCGTAGAGCATCGCACCCAGCAAGCGCGAGGACAACTTGGAGCGCGCCAGTTCCGGCCGCACGGCGACGTACAACAGTTCGGCCTGGATGTGCGCGTGATCGACCTTGGCGAAATAGTCGTCGGTGCGCAGAAGCTGCGGCAGCAGCGTCGGACGCCGCAGCAAGCCGAGCGCCGCCCGCCACCCCAGCGCCCAACGACGGTGCGTTTTCAGCCACGCGAACAGGCCCTCGACATCGGTGGCCGCGGCCATGAAGCCGCTAACGCCGGCGTCGTCGGTGTCGACAAGCACGATTCCCTGCGGTGAGCGATCGATGCCCGCGATCAGTTCACGCAAGAAGCCGCCGCCCAACTGGGCATAGGTGGAGTTGACCAGACGCGTCGCATACAAGGACGCGACTTGCGGCAGATCGGTTTTTCGCAGCGCTCGAATGGTCACGGGTGCGCCTCTTCGACTCTGCGCCTCACATGCTCTCCGGCGCCGTCGGTAACGCCCGGAAAACTTGCGGATCGTGCGAGGGGATGATGCGGATTTCGGGCGCCGTTTCGGTCAGTTGCTTGAGACGGTGCAGAGTATCCCACTCGGCCTCGGCATCGTGCAGCCAGCCGGGCAAATGGAGTCGTTCAATATTTTCCATCGAATATGCGGCATCGCCGGCCAACAACGTCGGCCCCTTCGGGGACCGCACGAACACGCCGATATTGCCTGGGTCGTGGCCGGGGAGAGGCACCAGCACCACGGCCCCGTCACCAAACATGTCGTAGGATCCGGTGAAGGTCAGAAACGGTGGCGTGCCGGTAAAATCGATGCGCTTCATTTTCATCTCGTCCGGGAAGTCTTTTTTCCAGTAGCCCTTGGCCAAGCCGCCGCCGCGTCCGGCATCGAACACCTCGCCGCTGGAAACGAACTCGGCGTGCAGGAAGGCCCGGTTGGTGCCCGTGTGGTCAAAGTGCGCATGGGTCAGCACGACCGTGGAGATTTTCGCCGGGTCGACATCCATCGCCTGCAGCCGGGCAGGCAGGCTCCATTCCGGCGTCAACGTCAGGCGCTGGAGTTGCCCCTCGGCCAACTTGGCGACGGTTTTGCCCAGATAGAGAGACGGCTCGGTTCCCAGCGCGGGATTCATGCCGGTATCCACCAACACGTACTCGCCGCGGTGCTCGATCAGAAAAACGGGAAGCGGGATCGGGATTTCCCGGTCGGCATCGCCGCCGGCCAATTGGTGGCCTTCATTCGATCGCGCCCAGCCGGTGATGAGATACATCAGGCGATCCACCGGCGCGCCGTCGTTCGGTGCCACATAGGAAGCCGCCGCGGGTTGGGTATCCAGAGTCGCCTGGTAATAACGGTTGCCGCAGGCGGCCAGCACCGTCAGCAAAATCAGGAGGCCGACGGCCGCCGCACCGCTTAGGGATCGACGCATTCTTGTTGTACGCATTCAAACAGCTCCACGCATTCGTCATCGTTGGAAGTGTAACAATCGATCGCGCAGGTCCAGAAGTTGTATTCAAAATCCTCGCAACTGCGAATCGCGTCTTCGGCGGTCAGTTCCAGCTCATCGAAGGAGATGGCAAGGTGACAGGTTTCGTACCAGGCGTCGATGAACGGGCCGCAGTCTTCCGGATCGTAGGGCGGCACGAGCGCACCGTCGTCGTCGCCGGAATCGTCATCGGTTGCATCGTCGTCGGTTGTGTCGTCGTCCGTCGCGTCGTCGTCGGCCCCGGCGTCGTCGTTATCGTCATCGTCGTCATCCCCGCAGGCGAATACCAGGGGAATCGCCAACATCACCGCAACCAGGCACAGCAACCATTTCTCCATTATGCACCTCGCGTCGACCGACCAAGCTTCGAAGCCTAACGATAACGCTGTGGCGGCCGGTTTGGCAATGAAGGACGAATTTTTGCGTGCCTGTCCGCCGAAGCCTTCGTGTCGGTTGCAGATTGAAACCGCCCCTCCGAGTCGTTAGGATTGTCTTAGAGCAATAACCCAGGAGGAAAAAGAAAAACTTGGAATTCATCGACAAAGCCCGCCGCG from Candidatus Lernaella stagnicola includes these protein-coding regions:
- a CDS encoding GNAT family N-acetyltransferase; the encoded protein is MTIRALRKTDLPQVASLYATRLVNSTYAQLGGGFLRELIAGIDRSPQGIVLVDTDDAGVSGFMAAATDVEGLFAWLKTHRRWALGWRAALGLLRRPTLLPQLLRTDDYFAKVDHAHIQAELLYVAVRPELARSKLSSRLLGAMLYALHVRGATAVRVTCEKDNDQPQHLLRAFGFTARHEFTFYGKPMVLLAHDHVAEARLEK
- a CDS encoding N-acyl homoserine lactonase family protein — translated: MRTTRMRRSLSGAAAVGLLILLTVLAACGNRYYQATLDTQPAAASYVAPNDGAPVDRLMYLITGWARSNEGHQLAGGDADREIPIPLPVFLIEHRGEYVLVDTGMNPALGTEPSLYLGKTVAKLAEGQLQRLTLTPEWSLPARLQAMDVDPAKISTVVLTHAHFDHTGTNRAFLHAEFVSSGEVFDAGRGGGLAKGYWKKDFPDEMKMKRIDFTGTPPFLTFTGSYDMFGDGAVVLVPLPGHDPGNIGVFVRSPKGPTLLAGDAAYSMENIERLHLPGWLHDAEAEWDTLHRLKQLTETAPEIRIIPSHDPQVFRALPTAPESM